Within Desulfobacter sp., the genomic segment GGGGGTACAAGGTAAAACATGAACCGCTAAGTGTAGAGCGGCTGGCCGCCCTTCCCAATGTAATGGCGGCCAATTCCCTGATGGGGGCGGTGCCGGTGGACCGGATAGGGGAGATCGGAATTCTCCATGACCCGGCGCTTTGCCCCATGATAAACAGGTTGCTGGAGGGGGCGGAATAACCATTTGGTAACTTGTTTTTCATTTTGTGATAGGATACACCTTGGAATAACCATAATATGAAACGGAACAGAAAAATGAAAACAAGATCCATTAGTTTAATAGCGGCGGCATTGCTGGCGCTATGGACCGGTTTGGCAGGGGCTGCGCCCAAAGCCGTGGTCTCCGATTCAAATTACGAGTTCCCTCCCACCTCCGAGGGGCAGAAACTGACCCACGAATTCATCGTCAAAAATGAAGGGGACACCGAACTGAATATTCTCAGTGTCCTTCCTCCCTGAGGCTGTGACAGCCGTGCCTTTGACAAGCAGATTCCCCCGGGCGGGGAAGGAAAAATAAAGATCGGTGTGGACACCCACGGATACGGCGGTAACCGGATGAATAAGAGAATCCTGGTGAAAACCGATGACCCGGCAAAACGGCAGTTTTATCTGACCATCACCGGCAAGGTGATCAGCATCGTCGAGGTTAAACCCGCCGTGGTCAGCCTCAGCGGCACCCCGGGACAATCCCTGGAAGCCCTTGTCACCATTACGCCGGCGGAAAATCACGATATGAAAATTCTGGAAATGACCCAGAAATTCAATACCAATATCAAGGCGAAGCTGGTGGCTCCGGAGCAGGGCAAGCGGCAGTGGCAGGTTAAAATCAACACGTTCTCAGATAAGGCTGATGATTTTTACGATATCCTCACCTTGAAAACCGACAATCCCCTGAAACCGAGACTAAAGGTCAGGGTATACGCTATTTATTTTGAAAAAAGCGGCAGTAATTCATAATGGACCAGAGTAATATGGATATTTCAAAGATCAGGGCCGTGGTATTTGACTGTGACGGGGTCATGTTTGACACGGCCCTGTCCAATCGAAAGTTTTACGATGCAATCCTTGCCGAATTCGGCAAGACTTCCCTCACCGAAGAACAATTTATCAATGTGCATATGATGACGGTCAAGGCCGCCATTGAATACCTTTTTCCCGAGATGGGCGATCTCAGGCCCGTCTATCTGAAAATCAAGGAAATCGGGTACGCCAAGTTCATCCCCTATATGGAAATGGAGCAGGGGCTGCCCGAGCTGCTGGCGGACCTGAAAAAGGCCGGACTCTTCCGGGGGGTGGCCACCAACCGGACCAATACCATGGAGGGGGTCCTCGCGGAAAATAACCTCACCGCCTCATTTGAAATGGTGGTGACGGCCGCAGATGTGGAACACCCCAAGCCCGCCCCGGACCAATTGATCAAAATCATGGATGCCCAGGGATTCGACCCCAAGGAAATCCTCTTTGTGGGGGATTCAACCTATGACCAGAACGCCGCCCACAGCGCCGGGACCTGGTTTGCGGCATTCAAGTCCCCCAAGCTGGACGCCCACTTCCATGTGGGGGCCATGGATGAGATTGCAGACCTCTTAAATATAAAAGAATAAACTCTTGACAAATGTCCTGATCATCATTAAATCTTATGAGATTTTTAAATAAAATTGAAGTCAGATGGGGGTAAACATCTGACACCCATAAATGGTAATTTAACCATAATTAAGGAGAATGAAGTATATGTCTAAATTAGTTGCACCCCACGGTGGTAAAGGTCTTGTTTGCTGCAAACTCGAAGGCGCAGAACTGGAAGCTGAAATTAAAAAAGCTGCCGGCCTGAAGAAGATCGAAATCTCTTCCCAGGTTAAAGGCGACCTGATCATGCTCGGTATCGGCGGTTTCTCTCCGCTGAACGGTTTCATGACCAAGGCTGACTGGAAAGGCGTTTGCGCCGACTTCCTGCTGGCCGACGGTACTTTCTGGCCGGTACCCGTAATGCTGGACGCTGCTGCTGCCGACGCCGCTGAAATCAACGAAGGCGACGAAATTGCCCTTGAAAGAGACGGCGAAGTATACGCTACCATGAAGGTCGAAGAAAAATTCGAAATGACCGAAGATGAAAAAAAATGGGAATGCGAGAAAGTATACAAAGGCCATGGCGAAGAGTCTGAAGATGACGTATTCTGGAAGATCGCCCTGGAAGATCATCCCGGCGTTCAGGCTGTTATGGCCAGAAAAGAATTCTGCCTGTCAGGTCCCGTAAAAGTCCTTTCCGAAGGCGAATTCCCCGAAAAATTCAAAGGCGTATACCTGACCCCCAAAGAAACCCGCGCTATCTTCGACGAAAGAGGCTGGGCCAACGTTGCTTCCATGCAGCTGAGAAACCCCATGCACCGTTCCCACGAACATCTGTGCAAGATCGCCCTTGACGTGTGTGACGGCGTTCTGATCCACTCCCTGATCGGTAACCTGAAACCCGGCGACATCCCCGCAGAAGTACGGATCAAATGTATCGACAGACTGATTCAGGACTACTTCGTACCCGAGCATGTTGTTAACGGCGGCTATCCCCTGGATATGAGATATGCCGGTCCCCGTGAAGGCCTCCTGCACGCCACCTTCCGCCAGAACTACGGCGTCAACAAGATGATCATCGGCCGTGACCATGCAGGTGTTGGTGACTTCTACACCCTGTTCGAAGCCCAGGAAATCTTCGACATCATTCCCCAGCCCGAAGAAGAAGGCAAAGCCCTGCTGTGCGAAGCCCTGAAAATCGACTGGACTTTCTACTGCCACAAATGTGACGGCATGGCTTCCATGAGAACCTGCCCCCACGGCAAAGAAGACCGCGTAATCCTCTCCGGTACCAAACTGCGTCACGCCCTGTCCAACAACGAAGAAGTTGTTGACCACTTCGGCCGTGAAGAAGTCCTGGTTATCCTCAGAGAATACTATGCCGGCCTGAAAGAAAAAGTAGAAGTTAAACTGCAGAGCCATGCAGAAGGCTCCAAGATGTAATTGAATTGAATCCATAAGATTCGATTAGATTATATAGATTAAAACGGCTTCCTCCGAAAGGGGGAAGCCGTTTTTTTGTTGTGCCGGTGGATACTATCCGGTGCCGTTTGCTAAGCATCCCGGGTTCCCGATTTCTTTCTTTAACACAATTTTTACATAGTTTTCTTGACAACAACTCGTCATTTATCCTAATCCTATCGTTTTTTAATTTGGCCGCAGGGGATGAGATCTTTAATCCCTGCCCGTCTCCGTTGTTATGATAATGCTGAAAGGAAAATGATGAGCCAGTTTGTATTTCACGCACCTGATGACCACCGGAAGAACGCCTGGGTGAAATCCCTGGATGAGTATAAAGGCATGCACAAATATTCCATTGAAAATCCCGATGAATTCTGGGCTGAAAAAGCCCAGGCGTTTTATTGGGAAAAAAAATGGGACAAGGTGAGGGACTTTAACTACAGCCTGTCCAAAGGGCCTGTCCGCATTGAATGGTTCACCGGCGGCAGAACCAATATGGCCTATAACTGCCTGGACCGGCATCTTGAGTCCAGGGCGGACCAGACAGCCATTATCTGGGAAGGAAACGATGTCGGGGAAGATGGTGAGATCACTTACAGGCATCTCCATGAAGCGGTCTGCCGGTTTGCCAACGCCCTGAAATCCAAAGGGGTCTCAAAGGGGGACCGGGTGGCCATATACCTGCCCATGGTGCCGGAACTGGCCATCAGTATGCTGGCCTGTGCACGGATCGGCGCTGTCCACAGCATTGTGTTCGGCGGTTTCAGTCCCGACGCCCTTTGCGACCGGATACTTGACAGTGATTCCAGGGTCCTTGTCACAACGGACGGTGTGATGAGGGGGGCCAAGGCCATTCCCCTGAAAGAAAATGCCGACCGGGCCATGGCACAATGCGAAAAAAAAGGCCATTCCGTGGATACCTGTTTTGTGGTGCACAGAACCGGGACTGCGGTTGAAATGAAGCCGGGCAGGGATCTGTGGTGGGCGGATGAGGTCTCAAGGCAGGGACCGGACTGCCCGGTGGAGTGGATGGATGCCGAAGATCCCCTGTTTATTCTCTATACCTCCGGCTCAACCGGGAAACCCAAAGGCGTCCAGCATAATGTGGGCGGGTACATGGTATATACAGGGATTACATTTAAATACATATTCGACTACCATGATAATGATATTTTCTGGTGCACGGCGGATATCGGCTGGGTCACCGGGCACAGCTACATTGTCTATGGGCCCCTTTCCCAGGGGGCCACAAGCCTCATATTTGAGGGAATTCCCAATTATCCCGATCCCGGGCGGTTCTGGGCCACAGTGGACAAATGGAAGGTCAACCAGTTCTACACGGCCCCCACGGCCATCAGGGCGCTGATGGCCCAGGGGGAACAATGGGTTGAAAAGTATGATCTGACTTCCCTGAGGGTTTTGGGCTCTGTCGGCGAGCCCATCAATCCCGAAGCGTGGCAGTGGTATTTCAAATATGTGGGCAAAGAAAAATGCCCGGTGATCGATACCTGGTGGCAGACCGAGACCGGAGGGATCATGATCACCCCGCTGCCCTATGCCATCGGCCAGAAGCCCGGATCTGCAACCCTGCCTTTTTTTGGCGTCAACCCGGTCCTGCTTGACGAGGAGGGGAATGAACTCTCCGGTGCCTGCCAGGGGATTCTGGCCGTGAAAGAACCCTGGCCCGGCCAGATGCGGACGGTATTCAACAACCACGAACGCTTTGAAAGCACCTATTTCCAGATGTTTGACGGGTATTATTTTACGGGAGACGGATGCCGGAGGGATGAAGACGGATACCATTGGATTACAGGCCGGGTGGATGATGTCATCAATGTCTCCGGGCACAGGATGGGGACCGCTGAGGTGGAAAGTGCCCTTGAAAGCCATCCCGGGGTGGCGGAGGCCGCTGTCATCGGTTTTCCCCATGATATTAAGGGGCAGGGGATTTATGCCTTTATCACACCCAAACCCGGTGCCGCCGGGGGCGAGGAACTGCTCAAGGGGCTGCGGCAGCATGTCAGAAAAGAGATCGGCCCCATTGCCACCCCTGATATCATCCATAGTGCACCGGCATTGCCGAAAACCCGGTCGGGCAAAATTATGCGCCGGATTTTACGCAAGATCGCCACGGATGAGTTCGACGGCATCGGAGATACCTCCACCCTGGCCGAGCCTGAGGTGGTTGACAGCCTGATTGACAGCCATAAGGACCTAACGAGACGGTAGGCAGAAATAGAGACTGAAAGGCCGGTATGATGATCTGTCATACCGGCCTTTTTTATTCTTAGTTCACCTGCTTGTGGCAGGATTTATGGGGATCTTCCAGGGGGAAGGCTTCGTTGAAGATTTCAAGGAGTTTCACCACCTGTTTTGCCATCATTACACAATTGCCTGAGATGGCGTAGAACATGATGCTGAGCCGTGTTTTGGACGAGGTCGACTGGATCCGCCGGATCTGGTTGGCATTATAATCGTCCACCAGTTCCCGCAGGTAATGGAACTGGGCCCCGATGTGGTTGCAGTCCACAATATCCTTGTGGCTGAAAGCGGTTTCCACCTGGTCCAGAATGTCTATAAACACCTTTTTAATGGCCTTGAGTTCCTCAATCTGAACCGGCAGCAGGCCCTTGTGGCGGTTGGCCACATGCATGGTGCAGCGGATCACCGTATCCCGGTGGCCGTCGGTGAATTTTTGCAGCCTGCGGATGATCTGGTAATAGTTGTAGGAGACCTCGTTGTCCTCCCGCTGGAGGAGCCGAAGCACCTTGAACACGTTGGCAATAATGATATTGCTGCCCAGCTGGAACTGCTTGGTTTTTTTGCGCTGGGCCCGCAGCATATCCAGGTCTTCGGCAAAGAGGGCGTCAAAGGTAACGTCCAGAGAATCCCGGATGCCCTTGAGCTGGTATGACAGGTGGTCAAAGGTGTCGGATACTGAATCCTGGAAGTTTTCCACCTTTTCAAGATGGAAAATATTGATCTCTTCCTTGGTTTTTTCTTTGCCTTCGTGGCGCTTTTTATTTTTCCAGACCATGACCGCCACAAAGACCATCAGGCCGATGATGCCGGGCAGCTTGAAATGAAAGATGATGTTGGCGGCGATAAAGGAGACCACGAATGCGATCAGGGCCGTCATGAACCATCCGCCGATGACGGTCAGCACACCGGTAATCCGGTATACGGCACTCTCCCGGCCCCAGGCCTGGTCTGAGAAGGAAGAGCCCATGGCCACCATGAAGGTGACATAGGTGGTGGACAGGGGCAGCTTCAGGGAGGTGGCAAAGGAGACCACGGCCGAGGCCACCATCAAATTCACCGAGGCCCTGATCAGGTCAAAGGAGGGTTTTTCCTTATGGTGGACATGGGTGGTTTCGTTCAATGGGGTGACCCGTTTTGCCACGGCTTCCCTCAAAGGCAGGGGGGTGATGTTTTTCACGGAGTTGAACAGGCTGTCAAAGAGGTTGACAATCCGGCGGGAGAGCCATACCGATTCAAACCGTTCCATTCCTTCGTCCTGCTGGCCCAGGCTGATTTCCGTTTCCGTTACTGTTCTTGCTTTTTTGGAGAGCCAGAGGGTGATCACCATGATGGTACCGGCAATGAGCATGATAAAGGTCTGGGACTGGACTTTCTTGCTCAGGGCCTCCATGGTAACGGTCATGGGGTCGGCCGAGGCCAGGGCGCTCTGGAAGGCATTTAGTCCTGCCAGGGGGACCCCGATAAAATTCACCAGATCGTTGGCGGCAAAGGCCATGGCCAGGGCAAAGGTGCCGATGAGAACAATGGGTTTGAGGATATTCACCTTAAAGCTGAGCAGGATCTGAAAGATCACGGCGGAAACGGCAAATATGCCGGCCATAATGATTAAGGAATGGCCTTTTATCCATGCCACGGTCTGGGCGTCCATGAACGTGGCTCCCTTTGAGCCCTTAACCAGGATAAAAAAGGTGATAGCGGTCATAGCGATTCCGCCCCAGACGGCGCCGTAGCGGTTGAGCCTTTCCTTGTAGTCAAAGGTGAAGATCAGGCGGGATATCAGCTGGACCACAGCCCCCGAGGCAAAGGCCACCACAATGGAGAGCAGGATGCCCCCCACAATGGCCAGGGCTTTGGCCGTGTTGATATAGTCCCATAGATCAAGGCCGTTGCTGGCCTGGGCCGTTATTTTGATCAGGGAAAGGGCCACGGCAGCACCCAGGAGTTCAAATACAATGGAGACCGTGGTGGAGGTGGGCAGACCGTGGGTGTTGAACAGGTCCAGCAGAAGAATGTCCGTGATCATCACGGCCAGGAAGATGGTGAGCAGTTCCGGCATGGTAAAGAATTCCGGATGGAATATTCCCTTCCGGGCCACTTCCATCATGCCGCCTGAAAACGTTACTCCGGCCAGAATACCGAAGCTGGCAACAATGATTATGGTGATGAACGGGGCGGCTTTGGAACCGATGGATGAATTGAGGAAATTGACCGCATCGTTGGTCACCCCCACGACCAGGTCAAAAATGGCAAACAGGATCAGCATACCTACGATACCATAGTAGATTTCAATGCCCATGGCGTTTTACGTCCTTTTTTTTATGTTGGGATTTAGGGTCTCCACCTGGAGAAATGAATAGCGGTTTCCGGGTTAGTGTTGCTAATTAAACATTAACAATTTGCTGCCGTATTTAAGCTATTTTACCTAATTTATCAAGATGTTGGCCGGTATTCTAACACAATGCTAACAATTAGAAAATAATAAACCCGGGTCATAAAATGGGGTGGGCTCAGAGTGGGATCAGGCGCCGCTTTTTTTCAGGGCAAGGATGGCGTCATAGACCTGTTTTCTGGGCAGGTTGAATCTACCGGCAAGCTCCTTTGCAAGGGCCGATGTTTTGGGATTTTCCTTAAGCCGTTCCCGGATCAGGTCTTCAAGGGAATCGGGGGAGGGGGGGGCAGAAGTTTTGCCAGCGCCCTGAATGAAAAGGACACATTCCCCTTTGATCTGGTCCCGGTCTTCGAGATCGGAGAGGAGTTTCGAAAGGGGCGCCCTTAGAAATTCTTCATAATGCTTGGTCATTTCCCTGGCCAGGCATGCATGCCGGTCCCCCAGGCGGTCGACTGCCCTTGAAATCAGCTTTTTTATCCGTTTTGGGGATTCGTATAAAATCAGGGTGGCGGATCCTTGGGCGAGTCCATCCAGAAATGCTTCCTGGGCCTTTTGCTTTTTCGGGGGAAAGCCGCAGAACAGAAAACTGTCCGTGGGCAGTCCCGAAGCGCTCAGGCCGGTGACGGCGGCATTGCATCCGGGGATGGGTACGACCTTGATTTCCCGGGCGGCGGCACGGTTTACCAGGCGGTAACCCGGATCGGAGATCAGGGGGGTACCGGCATCTGAGATCAGGGCAACATCGAGGCCCTCGACAATTCGGTCCAGAATATCTTCGGACTTCCGGTCCTCATTGTGCTCGTGGCAGGCGGTCATGGGGGTGGTGATGCCGTAGTGATCCAGGAGGCGCCTGGAATGGCGGGTATCCTCTGCGGCAATGAGATCGACCTCTTTGAGTATCCGCAGGGCTCTGAAGGTGATATCTTCAAGATTGCCCATGGGGGTGGCCACAATATAGAGGGTGCCCGCCATTATTAAACTCCTTGGAATGCGTTGGGAATCAGGGTGATCTCCGGCGGTCCGCCGGCAAGGAGGACCTCGACCACATCAAAACGGACCCGCTGGTTGATGCAATTGTGTTTTTTCAGATAAAAGCTGGCGCCCATAATGATTTTCTGCTGCTTTGCCGGCAGCACCGCCTCCCTGGGCAGCCCCTTTTTAAGATTTGAACGGGTCTTAACTTCAACAAAGCAAAGCGTATCGCCGTCCTTTGCAATGATATCGATTTCAAAGCGGCGGGTACTGAAATTCCGTTGGATGATGGTATAGCCCCTGGCCGCCAGGAATTGGGCGGCCGCGTCTTCACCGGTCCGCCCCAGCTGTTTGCCGGCCAGGCTCATGCCACCCCTTTAAAGCTTTTCCTGTGGATGGGGCAGGGGCCGTGGGCTGCAATGGCGGCTTTGTGGGCCTTGGTGGGATAGCCTTTGTGACGGTGAAAATCATATTCCGGATATTTTACAGCCATCTCTTCCATGATCCTGTCCCGGGTCACTTTGGCAATGATGGAGGCCGCTGCAATTGAAATGCTCTTGGCATCCCCTTTGACAATGGCTTCCTGGTCGGTTTCCATATCAATGGTGAATTTCCCGTCGATGAGCAGGTAGTCGGGAGGAAGCGTCAGGTCTTCAGCCGCCCGTTTCATGGAAAGCAGGGAGGCACGGAGCACGTTGATCCGGTCTATTTCCAGGTGATCGGCAATGCCGACTCCGACGGCCAGCGCATTCTTTTTGATGAAGGGAAACAGGGCGGCCCGTTTTTTTTCACTTAATTTTTTTGAATCCGTTATCTCAGAGCAAACAAAATCCTCGGGCAGGATCACGGCTGCAGAGACAACGGGGCCGGCAAGGGGTCCCCTGCCGGCCTCGTCAATGCCTGCAATATATCTGTACCCGGCGGCATTGGCCTTCTCTTCGAAGTGCCGCATCGGGTACAGGTCTTTTTTGTGGCAATTAGGCAAAGCGTTTTTCTTTGATTCTGGCAGCTTTGCCCCGCAGGTTTCTCAGGTAGTAGAGTTTGGATCTTCTGACCCGGCCCCGGGTAACCACTTCGATTTTGTCAATGGCAGGGGAGTACAGGGGGAAAATTCTTTCCACGCCGATGCCGCCGGAGATTTTCCGGACAGTGAATCTGGCGGAGGCCAGGCCTTTGGTCTTCTTGATGACCACGCCCTGGAATACCTGGATACGTTCTTTTTCACCTTCCCTGATTTTTACGTGGACCTTGATGGTATCGCCGGAATCGAATTCCGGGATGTCCATGCGCATCTGTTCTCTTTCAAGTTTTGCAATTACGTTTGTCATGTCTAATTCCTTCCCTTTTGGCTGAATCTCAGCCATTTATAAGTCGGTCTAAATATATTGATGCCGCTGACCTGACGGAAAGATGGTTGTATGATCCTGCCCCCTGTATGGGTTCCAGGATATGGTCGCACTGCTCAATGACCTCTTCCGCCAGGCCCCACGCCGTGCCGAACACGATGACATGGGGCATATTTTCATTTAAATTCCGTTTTAAGCTGCTGCAGCTGACGGTGTTTTCATATTTCCGGGCGCTGGTGGCCACTTTCACCAGGGGCTTTTCTGTCTCTGCTTCAATGGCTTGGCATACCCCTTCAAAGCTGTCTGCCAGGCGAACCCGCTCCAGGGCGGATTTGCGTGCCGGATTGGCCTTTGCCCCGGCCCCTGTTACCCAGTGGTCCATTATCTGGTTACACAGAAGGGTCTGGTCTTCATAGGGGGTGACCACATAGTAGCCTTTTACCCCGAAGGTCCTGCCCGCCCGGGCGATGTCATGAAGGTCCATGTTCGTCACAGCCGATCCCACGGTATCCCCTTTTTTATTGACCACCGGATGGTGAATCAGGGCGATATACAAATCAGCCATTGATGATCCCTTCAAGCTCCCGGCACCACTGCCGGAGAATGGCCTTTTCCTCATTATCCGGTTTATGGATATCAAAGAGGTCCGGCCGCTTCATAAAGG encodes:
- the acs gene encoding acetate--CoA ligase, which gives rise to MSQFVFHAPDDHRKNAWVKSLDEYKGMHKYSIENPDEFWAEKAQAFYWEKKWDKVRDFNYSLSKGPVRIEWFTGGRTNMAYNCLDRHLESRADQTAIIWEGNDVGEDGEITYRHLHEAVCRFANALKSKGVSKGDRVAIYLPMVPELAISMLACARIGAVHSIVFGGFSPDALCDRILDSDSRVLVTTDGVMRGAKAIPLKENADRAMAQCEKKGHSVDTCFVVHRTGTAVEMKPGRDLWWADEVSRQGPDCPVEWMDAEDPLFILYTSGSTGKPKGVQHNVGGYMVYTGITFKYIFDYHDNDIFWCTADIGWVTGHSYIVYGPLSQGATSLIFEGIPNYPDPGRFWATVDKWKVNQFYTAPTAIRALMAQGEQWVEKYDLTSLRVLGSVGEPINPEAWQWYFKYVGKEKCPVIDTWWQTETGGIMITPLPYAIGQKPGSATLPFFGVNPVLLDEEGNELSGACQGILAVKEPWPGQMRTVFNNHERFESTYFQMFDGYYFTGDGCRRDEDGYHWITGRVDDVINVSGHRMGTAEVESALESHPGVAEAAVIGFPHDIKGQGIYAFITPKPGAAGGEELLKGLRQHVRKEIGPIATPDIIHSAPALPKTRSGKIMRRILRKIATDEFDGIGDTSTLAEPEVVDSLIDSHKDLTRR
- a CDS encoding HAD hydrolase-like protein; translated protein: MDISKIRAVVFDCDGVMFDTALSNRKFYDAILAEFGKTSLTEEQFINVHMMTVKAAIEYLFPEMGDLRPVYLKIKEIGYAKFIPYMEMEQGLPELLADLKKAGLFRGVATNRTNTMEGVLAENNLTASFEMVVTAADVEHPKPAPDQLIKIMDAQGFDPKEILFVGDSTYDQNAAHSAGTWFAAFKSPKLDAHFHVGAMDEIADLLNIKE
- a CDS encoding inorganic phosphate transporter, giving the protein MGIEIYYGIVGMLILFAIFDLVVGVTNDAVNFLNSSIGSKAAPFITIIIVASFGILAGVTFSGGMMEVARKGIFHPEFFTMPELLTIFLAVMITDILLLDLFNTHGLPTSTTVSIVFELLGAAVALSLIKITAQASNGLDLWDYINTAKALAIVGGILLSIVVAFASGAVVQLISRLIFTFDYKERLNRYGAVWGGIAMTAITFFILVKGSKGATFMDAQTVAWIKGHSLIIMAGIFAVSAVIFQILLSFKVNILKPIVLIGTFALAMAFAANDLVNFIGVPLAGLNAFQSALASADPMTVTMEALSKKVQSQTFIMLIAGTIMVITLWLSKKARTVTETEISLGQQDEGMERFESVWLSRRIVNLFDSLFNSVKNITPLPLREAVAKRVTPLNETTHVHHKEKPSFDLIRASVNLMVASAVVSFATSLKLPLSTTYVTFMVAMGSSFSDQAWGRESAVYRITGVLTVIGGWFMTALIAFVVSFIAANIIFHFKLPGIIGLMVFVAVMVWKNKKRHEGKEKTKEEINIFHLEKVENFQDSVSDTFDHLSYQLKGIRDSLDVTFDALFAEDLDMLRAQRKKTKQFQLGSNIIIANVFKVLRLLQREDNEVSYNYYQIIRRLQKFTDGHRDTVIRCTMHVANRHKGLLPVQIEELKAIKKVFIDILDQVETAFSHKDIVDCNHIGAQFHYLRELVDDYNANQIRRIQSTSSKTRLSIMFYAISGNCVMMAKQVVKLLEIFNEAFPLEDPHKSCHKQVN
- the sat gene encoding sulfate adenylyltransferase; translation: MSKLVAPHGGKGLVCCKLEGAELEAEIKKAAGLKKIEISSQVKGDLIMLGIGGFSPLNGFMTKADWKGVCADFLLADGTFWPVPVMLDAAAADAAEINEGDEIALERDGEVYATMKVEEKFEMTEDEKKWECEKVYKGHGEESEDDVFWKIALEDHPGVQAVMARKEFCLSGPVKVLSEGEFPEKFKGVYLTPKETRAIFDERGWANVASMQLRNPMHRSHEHLCKIALDVCDGVLIHSLIGNLKPGDIPAEVRIKCIDRLIQDYFVPEHVVNGGYPLDMRYAGPREGLLHATFRQNYGVNKMIIGRDHAGVGDFYTLFEAQEIFDIIPQPEEEGKALLCEALKIDWTFYCHKCDGMASMRTCPHGKEDRVILSGTKLRHALSNNEEVVDHFGREEVLVILREYYAGLKEKVEVKLQSHAEGSKM
- the rplS gene encoding 50S ribosomal protein L19, which translates into the protein MTNVIAKLEREQMRMDIPEFDSGDTIKVHVKIREGEKERIQVFQGVVIKKTKGLASARFTVRKISGGIGVERIFPLYSPAIDKIEVVTRGRVRRSKLYYLRNLRGKAARIKEKRFA
- the rsmI gene encoding 16S rRNA (cytidine(1402)-2'-O)-methyltransferase yields the protein MAGTLYIVATPMGNLEDITFRALRILKEVDLIAAEDTRHSRRLLDHYGITTPMTACHEHNEDRKSEDILDRIVEGLDVALISDAGTPLISDPGYRLVNRAAAREIKVVPIPGCNAAVTGLSASGLPTDSFLFCGFPPKKQKAQEAFLDGLAQGSATLILYESPKRIKKLISRAVDRLGDRHACLAREMTKHYEEFLRAPLSKLLSDLEDRDQIKGECVLFIQGAGKTSAPPSPDSLEDLIRERLKENPKTSALAKELAGRFNLPRKQVYDAILALKKSGA
- a CDS encoding ribonuclease HII — translated: MRHFEEKANAAGYRYIAGIDEAGRGPLAGPVVSAAVILPEDFVCSEITDSKKLSEKKRAALFPFIKKNALAVGVGIADHLEIDRINVLRASLLSMKRAAEDLTLPPDYLLIDGKFTIDMETDQEAIVKGDAKSISIAAASIIAKVTRDRIMEEMAVKYPEYDFHRHKGYPTKAHKAAIAAHGPCPIHRKSFKGVA
- a CDS encoding RNA methyltransferase: MADLYIALIHHPVVNKKGDTVGSAVTNMDLHDIARAGRTFGVKGYYVVTPYEDQTLLCNQIMDHWVTGAGAKANPARKSALERVRLADSFEGVCQAIEAETEKPLVKVATSARKYENTVSCSSLKRNLNENMPHVIVFGTAWGLAEEVIEQCDHILEPIQGAGSYNHLSVRSAASIYLDRLING
- a CDS encoding YraN family protein, with amino-acid sequence MSLAGKQLGRTGEDAAAQFLAARGYTIIQRNFSTRRFEIDIIAKDGDTLCFVEVKTRSNLKKGLPREAVLPAKQQKIIMGASFYLKKHNCINQRVRFDVVEVLLAGGPPEITLIPNAFQGV